The stretch of DNA CTACAAAGGGAAATGACGGCTATCCATCAGGCCAAATGCTTTCTTTTTATTTACCCTTTAGAAGAAGTATTAGACACATCTGTAGATATCCTCCTGGGAGCAGCCATTTACGCCAATAAACCGGTTTATATCTTGAATAAAGGTGTGAAATATTTACCCAGAATTGTAAGGAAAGAAACAGATAAAATCAAGTTGATCGATCCTGAAGTTACGATACAAGAATTTCCTGAATGGTTAAAAGATAATCCATAGTTTAAGCTTATTAGGCATTATTAGAACCCGATTATTAGCACCACAATTCCACCACCCCTCCCCCACGGTCGTCAGAAATATAGCATACCTAACAGCATGCTTTGGATCTTTCAGCGCCTTTTTCAACCAATATTTGATCCCTAAAGGGATTTTTTGGCTTGGTCGGACGGCTATGGCCTCACCCCAACTTATGCCAAGGCGTCGATTTAGCCCTCGGGTGTTTACGGTGCCAGGCGCCAAACTTTTTCAGCTCTTTGTTGACTTTATCCACCGAGAAAACGGTGGGGTCAAAAGGCGAAGATAGCCACTCCATCATATCCTCATATCTTTGATGGCCTGGATCTTTTATTATCTCCAGCATATCTGAATATCCCCAAATACCGCCACAATCTTCGGGAGGGCAGGCGCTTTCTCCAGCGGTACAGATGGGATTGGAGAGCGGGTTGTCTGAAATTTCTTCCAGGTGGAGTGCATGTTCCCAGTTATCACCAAAGTCATACAGGTATACTAGTGT from Saprospiraceae bacterium encodes:
- a CDS encoding plasmid pRiA4b ORF-3 family protein → MSKTLHFKIKLLDIKPVIWRQFQVTDDYRFDRFHQVIQIVMGWTNSHLHEFRVKDRHIGILFNDGFDMAIIEDGTTLYLKDLALQKGETLVYLYDFGDNWEHALHLEEISDNPLSNPICTAGESACPPEDCGGIWGYSDMLEIIKDPGHQRYEDMMEWLSSPFDPTVFSVDKVNKELKKFGAWHRKHPRAKSTPWHKLG